The stretch of DNA caaccaaccgtccctagagcaagtggcaaaaggcttagtggttgatactcgagactcaagtttgaatccaagttgattcacatttctagctaagtttatttctaaatgaaataaacgaaacgggtagcgtgctatctctcaaaaaaaattatgctcaAGTGCAACTGCGCTAACTAGAGATTAATCTATTTAGGTATCCAAATTAGTATGTTTATCTTTgttgaatgtaaaatataaaaaatattgttctcAAAAAGCTTTCAATTTTAGATAATCAAAGATTTCATACTATTTTAAAGACGAATTtcaaatcattattttttattataaaaatattattaatacgTAACGAACTGGACGACTAACACTAATAAGTCTAACATTAATAACTCGTTAGACTCCAAACCaccaatctaaaatatttaaatacaattATTATTGTTAAATTCTTTGCTTCTAATATAACCCTTTATACCGGATATATGAAATTTTTGGGGCTTTATATTCTCTCCATGCaagtgttattattatttttcttcactcaagagtgtaaatttgagGCCTCatttcatatttcatatattCGTCAAGCATCGAATAAATCCGTTCTGTttagattcgaatttggataaaatttttaatatctgtacccattgacatcctaATTTCACTGTCCTTGCGGCAACTTCCAAAGTTTAGGAAATATACGCTACAAGTGATTGTTTGTTACTACATAATTAAACTCTTTAGTTGACATTATTACTGATTGGATTCAAATGCAACTCATAAAATAGCTAAaccaacattatttttttagaaaagtaaaCTTACAATCAAGTTACTTAGAAATATTTGTCTAAGGTATGGCACAATGTATGAATTAAAATCCTTTGTAGTCTAAGTTGAGCAAccattagtttttttattttttgaactaAAATGCAGAAGCGTGAGTTGTCGCATTGACTATGCGATTGAATCTCACAGTTTTTTCACATTTGAGTCCGATTTTGACGACATAACCCGCAAAATGCACGATGTCAAGTTCCTGTAACTCACAAGAACAATAGGGTTACGTTTTGAACAAAACAAGCATGCACAAATCCtccaaagacaaaaaaaaaaagaagagattattatttatattagaagAGTTGCACCCATTATTCTTGTTAATATTTAGCTGGCGTGAACTCGTATCGCACGTATTCAATAAACAAGCACTGCTACTTATACACTTTCAAAAAAAGTACACACCTTATGTCCCTTATTCAAGAGAAAATATAATCTTTATACtgttatttttaaacaaatatataattttgaaaactttgGAATGAAACAGTGTAATATGTACACCCTCATATGAAGTGCGCggatagtttttttaaaaaaagaaaaaaaaatcctccgtattttttttaccatgtccttttcttttgattctgtcaatctgtattttttttttatttagtcaattttttttttcacaaatagtcctaataaatatatatttatataaggctaaattatagaaaactctcCTGTAATAAtccatttttttactttccctccatgatatttaaaaaactacattttgccctcttgtaaaataaaaaatatgcacttcatCCCCTAccattagggttccgttataaaatatttttttattccgaaAATACTCATCCGCCCTCTtccttgttgcttcgcctccttCCAGCTCGCCGCCTcaccgcctcgccgtcctccactgcctcgccctcgcccacatccccttcgccctcctccgccgcctcgctttcgccctcgttgcctttgcctacctctccatcaacacccatctcgatttcctccctactatcATCGAAATCGAGAGGTGgtgagggtgcaggaggagaagcggagcaggtggagaaggaaatggagagatatcgcggccgattgaggtgggaatcgcggccgatcgaaggggcggctgaggaagataaggaagaagacgaaaatggtgatgggcaaaatggtcattttacacaccgtaacctctctgtgaacatttttcattttataaggggacaaaatgtaggtttttaaatgtcattgagagaaagtaaaaaaacgggttattacagggaggttttctgtaatttagtttttatataaatagCTCTTTTCTTGTCACGCAAGAGTTGAAGTGGTATTTTTAAGTCGAACACGGCGATTCAATCACCCTgtttaaataagatattttcttttatatttttttttgtccctaagtaaaaaaaaaaaagaggatttgGAGTGTGTATATGAATACGATGATTCAATCACCGCACTCAACTTAAAAATACAAACGTGACGCTCACGTGGCAAGTAGAGGTCAAAtgttcaaatataaatttgttaaggtaatttgtaaaatttttattttgggagGGGCCTAAATCCCAATCAATTTTGCTCATCGACACGTGTCCCACACAATACACGAGATGTACCAAATTGGTCCGATCTGGACATGCAGCGGATCCCGGGGGTTCCGGCGGAGAGACTTTTCCCGCCAAAAGCCACCCCTCCTCCCGAAGCGGGCGACAGGCTGGCGACGGCACACGGCATCTGCTGGCGACTTCACGACTCTCGAGACAAATCAGAGTGAGGCTGCGAGCACAGAAGGAAAGCTGGCTTGGGTACTTCAAAGTTCAAAATGGTGTCCTTATTAACCCTATATAAAAAGTCTGTCAGGGATTGCACGCCTGTaactaattttaatttgaagaaaaaaaaaaatttgtgtgtTTATTTCAGTCTATTAagttggaaaaataaaataaaatattaataattaaaaaaatttaacttttgaattatttactTTTcgctaaataaataataaatgccAAAAAAATAGTTCAACAGGTGTAAACATAAGGGTTAAATGTATTCATGTTCtcgtaaatatagtaaattataaatatattcttataaaatttaactttcatatattatttttctctgatttgttatcgttataaaactatttatattttaagtaaaatgtcaattttgtcatcacaaatatattcctcaaaAAACTACAATAGTGTAatataaaaagaacaaaaatgttaaattatctcataaattaacgagagttaaaaatttaacttatggttaattaaaattttttaataaattctaATGGTGGGGATATATTTGAAGATATTGGGATTTTTATAGGACCAACATATGAAGGTTcaattttgtagagatatatttgtagttcactatatttatagggacttataagaaattaattctaaaaataaattatattattttactgcAAATACAGAgacaaagatttttttttttcaataagtGCCTATTTTCTGTTGTTTTGTTTACAACGAACTATATTTAATtgaactcaattttttttaaaaaaaaaattgtaattggcTTCACTCTGGCTAATGACAATTGCATGCAAGTGTAGAACTTTTTTTGATGAAGTAACAAAGAAAAgtaaataaactttaattttaaagtctCACTGCTATTTAATtgaactcaattttttttaaaaaaaaaattgtaattggcTTCACTCTGGCTAATGACAATTGCATGCAAGTGTAGAACTTTTTTTGATGAAGTAACAAAGAAAAgtaaataaactttaattttaaagtccttatctttttttatcaaataaatagcAGTGAgaatattattactatttaaattttagcttAACTATGACTGTTTGTTCAACCAAATGTGAAGCTCGTGTTGAAATAGGCATTTGAGTGaacttaatataaaaataattactaTAATCTTAAAGGCTTAagctataataaaataatattttaatatttcatattcAATATATCTCCTAattatagattcaaaatttttcaatagACTTAAGAACACGTAAAACACACATTAACCAGCAAGTAAAAAAAGATTATTGACATTACATATTGATTGattaaaatttctattagaTGCAATTCTAAATAGAGTGTTTGCATTTATTAATATGAGTCTAAAcgttataattaaaattaggagtaattgcttatatattctgAAAAGTTCTTGATTTTTTGATTTATCTcattttagaaggctaataaaATTTCATGACACCAACTTGATACTCTTTAAAATATATGGTACTagagtgagaaagtacgaaattactaggatgatatttgaatttattcaaaaaaaaaaaggccatcTTTCACACCATCAAAGAGACGCAATGGACCAGTCAAAGTTGTAGCCACATTAATAAAAACAATATTGTTATAATGATTGTAATTTTAACTGtatatatcttaattttatcaattatttGTTTAGGGCTTGTTCGTTTCAATGTAAAAAAGCtacgaaaaacaaaaaatttggggccgaaaatattttttccagTGTTTAATTTGGTGTAAAATAGTTTTGGGCCAAACATTATTTTAcgatttcttaaaaaaaagggctttttGTTTTCCGCCTCAAATCTGCAGAAAACGAAAACTGAGACGGAAAAATTGCAGCTCACACGTGTTAAGAGCATCACGGTCCACGAGCTCTCACATAAGGTCATGGACCATGTGAGTGGTCCACATTGGACCATTTACCTACAccctctctctcatatatatatatatatatatatatatatatatatatatatatagagtagggctagaatacttttacaagtatcacccaagtaatacttgtgtgtttttagcccttggatggagagatgtgaggttgagatgatagtggtaggtggtggtaggtggaatagtgtttgatccaagagctatttgtaattaaaaagtagatccaatggttaaaaacgtgatagcaacatggggatgatacttgtaaaagtatcctagatcaactctatatatatatatatatatatatatatatagttgagctagaatactatcgatagtaaacgagccgttttactaccgatttgttttcgatgatagagcttccaaattgacgatcggcttcgttaaatatgatctaaactatttaaactatctagaaatcaaatttcacgtactttcgatattgttcttttattcatcaagtgaacagaaaaataaacggctaaaaatgaatattctttaaaaaataatgataggagtcttgtaatcaagatcaagagtataaatcttgttttaaatagtttaaagaattttctaacaaaaattcaattgatttagatatctttacgccgttaaacgagaaaacgtctcttatcgaccattaaaattacaaattttaaaacccattgatcattaggcaaatgaaatttaatttctaaatacttcaagtggtataggtcatgttcaacggagccgatcgtcaattttgaagctctatcatcgaaaacaaataggtagtaaaacggctcgtttactactgatagtattctagctcaactctctctatatatatatagagagagagagagagagagagagagagagagagagagagagagagagagagtgagagttgtgctggtatgcttatggaaacacggaggcctccgtgctttcaagtcgttttcgatgttcggatttttgaatcgacgatcggctccgttagagttgatctagagtatttaaagtacctagaaaataaattttgcgatttttcgatatcatttacctagtgatcgaaggagctcaaaattaataattttaacggccatggtgagccggttgcaagtttaacggtgtagaaatatccaaattatatgaaattttgatagaaaaatttttataccatataaaacaagatcaataactttgatctaaaattttgatgtcatatcatcatattttgtaagatttttattttcggcaGTTGATTTTGAGTCACTTCAATcaataggcaaatgatatcgaaaaatcacaaaatttattttctagatacttcaaatactctagatcaagtctaacggagcggatcgtcgattcgaaagtccgaacatcaaaaacaaaatggaagcacggagccctccgtgctttcataagcatcctagccgcactctgtgtgtgtgtgtataagagggtgaaaatttattatacatcttttatatttttattaatttaaattatatatttttatatagtattatatgcaaactatttatcatattatattaaatatttatcaatTTGTCATATTATATGATTgtgatatatttaattcataaatataaattataataatatatatatagcctaataattattataaattataaataaataatatatagaatacataataaaaaaagttttactttttcctttcaatcactaaaccaaacaattgtaactaaaaattaattttcttttcctacaaatcaaacactaaaaatcgtaaaataaatttttcacaaaaaatctttttctatcgaaattttgttttttctaattttatgtaGAACCAAATAGCCCTTTAGCATAATCAGGAGACAAgtatgaatcaaatttaaaactttttctttaatatatttcaaaaaataatcaatttttttaaaacaagtaaaattactcaaaataatattttaatattttatatttattaatatatataatagtaataataattttagattgCATGAATGGAGGAATTAAAAACCTTAATATGCATTTTGTATCTTAAAGCATTCAGTGTGTCGGCGACGCCGCAGCCGCACATCTTCCCCCAGTCGGGGCCTCCGATGCGCTCCACGTGGCGAGCTCTGGGCGTCCGGCCTCAGCGTGCGAGCCTATGCTGTGGCGCCCAACGTGGCTCCCACTCGCGACACGTCGACGACGCCGGCCTCGCCTCCCAGGGGCAAATCCGTCATTTCGCGCTACAGCTCTAActaatttttgaaaagaaaCGGATGCGCATTTGACATAATCcgcaaacaaaaaaatttaaaaaatgttacaaaaatattacataaaattgtttcttttttttagttattattaatattgttattattatttctaaaagaGGATAATTCGCTTGTATATTCGATAACTTGAGGGGAGGCTAGGAGGGCCAGCTGGGCATTTGCTCGTGGCCCTTCAtctcccatttttttttttttttttaaagaaaaaaccaTTTATGAAGTTTCTTTGTTATGATTAATGTTTTAAACAAGTAATTACTGTAGATAATTAAGATTAATGTTGGGTCGATGCTGTTCAGAAGAGCGTAAATATTTGGGAAATAAAAAGCATTTGGATCCGAAGAAGTTATTAGTAGACGTTTCCGTTGCTACCGCTTCCGCTTCTCTCTTCCTCGCCGCTTCTCTtcaacgagagagagagagagagagagagagagagagagagagttgttaATAgtaaagaggaggaggaggagaggaggagggttgGGTGAGGTTACCGCGTGGATTCGtcgcctcctctctctctctctctctttctcctatGGATTCGCGCTGGGCTGGCGCTTGACTCAGCTTTTCCTTATGGGCGATTGCGTCGCGTCAAAGGGATCCCATCTCTGAAACCCTAGCCCTCGCTCTTCGGAGATCCCCCCGATTCCCCCTCCCTCTGCATTAGGGCGGTGGTGAGGGGGGGGGGGAAGCGCCCCGACGCGCCCCGGAGTTCCGCAATGCGGCGGAGTGCGGCGGAGGATCgggcggggacggcgggggggTGTGCGACGAGTCGCTGGTGCACATAGCGATAACGCTGGACGAGGAGTACCTCCGCGGGTCGGTGGCGGCGGTGCACTCCGTGCTCCGGTACGCGCGGTGCCCCGAGGACGTGTTCTTCCACTTCCTGGTGGCCTCCGACCCGGCGCGGCTCGAGGCCCTGGTCCGCTCCGCGTTCCCGCGGCTCCGCTGCAAGCTCTACTTCTTCGACCCGGAGCGCGTGCGGTCCCTGATCTCGAGCTCGGTGCGGCAGGCCCTGGAGCAGCCCCTGAACTACGCCCGCAACTACCTCCCCGACCTCCTCGAGCCCTGCGTGCGCCGCGTCGTCTACCTCGACTCCGACCTCGTCCTCGTCGACGACGTCGCCAAGCTCTGGCGCACCGACCTCGCCGGCCGTGCCGTGGGCGCCCCCGAGTACTGCCGCGCCAACTTCACCAAGTACTTCACCCCGCGCTTCTGGTCCGACCCCTCCCTCgcctccaccttctcctcctccccccacccccaccGCAGGGGCCCCTCCTGCTACTTCAACACGGGGGTGATGGTGCTCGACCTCGaccggtggcggcggcgcggctACACCCGCCGCATCGAGCGGTGGATGGAGGTGCAGAAGCGGCGGCGCATCTACGAGCTGGGGTCGCTGCCGCCCTTCCTGCTGGTGTTCGCGGGGCGCGTCGCCCCCATCGACCACCGCTGGAACCAGCACGGCCTCGGCGGCGACAACGTCCTCGGCAGCTGCCGCGACCTCCATGCCGGCCCCGTCAGCCTCCTCCACTGGAGCGGCAGCGGCAAGCCCTGGGCCCGCATCGACGCCCTCCGCCCCTGCCCCCTCGACTCCCTCTGGTCCCCCTTCGATCTCTACCTCCACTCCGCCccttccccctcccccctcctcctcctcctcctcaccgCCTATTCCCGGTAACCcctccttcctttctttttcattttgttttttatttcttgaaaaattattttgttgggtctttttttctttttctttttattttcatctctctctctctcgtaatTTTCCATAATATTCCTGGTGCTTCGATTTGTTCTGTTTTGTTCTGTTCTGTTCTGTTCTGCTCTGTTTTAGACGCTCTTCTCTgttttggtggtggtggtgctgcTGTGCCTTGTTTTAGTTCTTAAAAATTCTTATGGGGCGATTTGTATCTTATTCTAATTGTTGTTGCCTCcgcaaataaaaaagaaaaaggggaacGGATATAAATATATTCACATTTGTTCACATATTCGTATGTCCAGTTGTGGATTTTATAGATTAATCATTAGATAATAATAGATTTCTGTGACGTTCTCGGAACGGGCACGCGGCGG from Ananas comosus cultivar F153 linkage group 18, ASM154086v1, whole genome shotgun sequence encodes:
- the LOC109723794 gene encoding probable galacturonosyltransferase-like 6, whose amino-acid sequence is MYQIGPIWTCSGSRGFRRRDFSRQKPPLLPKRATGWRRHTASAGDFTTLETNQSEAASTEGKLAWGGGEGGGEAPRRAPEFRNAAECGGGSGGDGGGVCDESLVHIAITLDEEYLRGSVAAVHSVLRYARCPEDVFFHFLVASDPARLEALVRSAFPRLRCKLYFFDPERVRSLISSSVRQALEQPLNYARNYLPDLLEPCVRRVVYLDSDLVLVDDVAKLWRTDLAGRAVGAPEYCRANFTKYFTPRFWSDPSLASTFSSSPHPHRRGPSCYFNTGVMVLDLDRWRRRGYTRRIERWMEVQKRRRIYELGSLPPFLLVFAGRVAPIDHRWNQHGLGGDNVLGSCRDLHAGPVSLLHWSGSGKPWARIDALRPCPLDSLWSPFDLYLHSAPSPSPLLLLLLTAYSR